A single genomic interval of Hafnia alvei harbors:
- the tssC gene encoding type VI secretion system contractile sheath large subunit: MLMSVQEKNAQGNATAVLENEAPIMQGVYASLFEKINLSPVSSLTGIEIFQNNEGLAETSADERVTAAVSVFLDLLKQSAQKVEKLDKTLLDGHIAALDAQISSQLDAVMHHPDFQRVESTWRGVKSLIDQTDFRQNVRIELLDVSKDHLAQDFEDAPEIAQSGLYSHTYIQEYDTPGGEPIAATISNYEFGRGPQDIALLRNISKVAAAAHMPFIGSVGPAFFGKDTMEEVAAIKDIGNYFDRAEYLKWKSFRESDDARYIGLTMPRVLGRLPYGPDTIPVRSFNYVEEVKGPDHEKYLWTNASFAFAANMVKSFINNGWCVQIRGPQAGGAVTDLPIHLYDLGTGNQVKIPSEVMIPETREFEFANLGFIPLSYYKNRDYACFFSANSTQKPALYETHDATANSRINARLPYIFLLSRIAHYLKLIQRENIGTTKDRRLLELELNNWIRGLVTEMTDPADDLQASHPLRDAKVTVEDIDDNPGFFRVKLFAVPHFQVEGMDVNLSLVSQMPKAKA; encoded by the coding sequence ATGCTGATGTCTGTACAGGAAAAAAATGCGCAGGGTAATGCTACCGCTGTGCTGGAAAATGAAGCGCCTATCATGCAGGGCGTTTATGCGTCGCTGTTTGAAAAAATCAATCTCAGCCCGGTCTCATCGCTGACCGGTATTGAAATCTTCCAAAATAACGAAGGGCTAGCAGAAACCTCCGCCGACGAGCGTGTTACCGCCGCCGTGAGCGTGTTTTTAGATCTGCTGAAGCAGTCGGCGCAAAAAGTCGAAAAACTGGATAAAACCCTATTGGATGGCCATATTGCCGCATTGGATGCTCAGATTAGCAGTCAGCTAGATGCCGTGATGCACCACCCTGATTTTCAACGCGTGGAATCCACATGGCGCGGTGTTAAGTCGCTGATTGATCAAACTGATTTCCGCCAGAACGTTCGCATTGAGCTGCTGGACGTAAGCAAAGATCATCTGGCGCAAGATTTTGAAGACGCCCCTGAAATTGCGCAAAGCGGCCTGTATTCCCATACCTACATTCAGGAATACGACACCCCAGGCGGTGAGCCGATTGCAGCCACTATCTCAAACTATGAGTTTGGTCGTGGCCCGCAGGATATCGCTTTGCTGCGCAATATCTCCAAAGTAGCCGCCGCTGCGCATATGCCGTTCATTGGTTCCGTTGGGCCAGCGTTCTTCGGCAAAGACACTATGGAAGAAGTGGCTGCTATCAAAGATATCGGTAACTACTTCGACCGTGCAGAGTACCTGAAGTGGAAATCTTTCCGTGAAAGCGACGATGCGCGCTACATCGGTTTGACGATGCCGCGCGTATTAGGCCGCTTGCCATATGGTCCAGACACCATCCCTGTGCGTAGTTTTAACTACGTGGAAGAGGTGAAGGGCCCGGATCACGAGAAATATCTGTGGACCAACGCCTCGTTTGCGTTCGCCGCCAACATGGTGAAAAGCTTCATCAACAACGGTTGGTGTGTGCAAATTCGTGGCCCGCAGGCCGGCGGTGCCGTTACCGATCTGCCGATTCATCTTTACGATTTGGGCACCGGCAATCAGGTGAAAATCCCGTCAGAAGTGATGATCCCAGAAACCCGCGAGTTTGAATTCGCTAACTTGGGCTTTATCCCGCTGTCGTACTACAAAAACCGCGACTATGCGTGCTTCTTCTCGGCGAACTCCACCCAGAAACCGGCGTTGTATGAAACCCACGATGCTACGGCAAACAGCCGCATCAACGCGCGTCTGCCATACATCTTCCTGCTGTCGCGTATTGCGCACTATCTGAAACTGATCCAGCGCGAAAATATCGGCACCACCAAAGACCGCCGTTTGCTGGAGCTAGAGCTAAACAACTGGATCCGTGGATTGGTGACTGAAATGACCGATCCGGCAGATGATTTGCAGGCCTCTCATCCGCTGCGCGATGCCAAAGTGACCGTTGAAGATATCGACGATAACCCTGGTTTCTTCCGCGTGAAGCTGTTTGCTGTTCCGCATTTCCAAGTTGAAGGAATGGATGTGAACCTGTCTCTGGTTTCGCAGATGCCTAAAGCCAAAGCCTAA